One region of Primulina tabacum isolate GXHZ01 chromosome 1, ASM2559414v2, whole genome shotgun sequence genomic DNA includes:
- the LOC142518979 gene encoding FCS-Like Zinc finger 16-like produces MANASYDGKAKVFLADDATEASRRNILTFASPESFSEPDRITVGGFLEQCHYCKKGMDQNSEVFMYGDLCAFCSDECREFQIAHDLLAEKQAAVVKQRAVQGQKIHNLKGWLGS; encoded by the exons ATGGCGAACGCCTCTTACGACGGCAAGGCTAAGGTTTTTTTGGCTGATGACGCCACCGAGGCATCGCGCCGGAATATTTTGACGTTTGCTTCTCCGGAGAGTTTCAGCGAACCTGATCGGATAACAGTTGGGGGATTCCTTGAACAGTGTCATTATTGTAAGAAGGGGATGGATCAAAATTCCGAGGTCTTCATGTATGG TGATCTCTGCGCATTCTGCTCTGATGAATGCCGCGAGTTTCAGATTGCACACGACCTATTGGCGGAGAAACAGGCAGCAGTTGTGAAACAAAGGGCAGTTCAGGGCCAAAAGATTCACAATTTGAAGGGCTGGCTTGGTTCTTAA